TAGTTAAAAGGTGATTTGGGTTTTAAATATCAAAAAACAATGTGAGAAACAAAAAGTAGCATTTTTCTTTAAGCAATGGGGGACCCGGGGGAGTGATAGTATAAAACGAAATAAGAAAGAAAATGGTGCTTTAATTAATGATAAACTTTATAGAGAATATCCGAAAATTTATTACGAGCACTCAAAGTGAAATATAGCAATATATGCAATCGGCTATATTGATTAAAGGATTTTATATAGGATAAAACTAGTTTAAATTAATCTCTAACAACTAGACATAAATAAATTACAAGGAAATCCAATGCAAAACCTCTATTCTTTAATCTTTGTATTGCCTTTTAGCAT
Above is a genomic segment from Helicobacter ibis containing:
- a CDS encoding DUF5131 family protein: MIWVLNIKKQCEKQKVAFFFKQWGTRGSDSIKRNKKENGALINDKLYREYPKIYYEHSK